A portion of the Nitratidesulfovibrio termitidis HI1 genome contains these proteins:
- the rpsQ gene encoding 30S ribosomal protein S17, whose translation MSEELMNRKGRVLTGIVVSDKNDKTIVVRVETLVQHPLLKKYVRRRNKFTAHDPQNECGIGDKVKIIEYRPLSRNKRWHLVSILEKAV comes from the coding sequence ATGTCCGAAGAACTGATGAACCGCAAGGGCAGGGTGCTCACCGGGATCGTCGTCAGCGACAAGAACGACAAGACCATCGTCGTTCGCGTCGAGACGCTGGTGCAGCATCCCCTGCTGAAGAAGTATGTGCGCCGCCGCAACAAGTTCACCGCTCACGATCCCCAGAACGAGTGCGGCATCGGCGACAAGGTGAAGATCATCGAGTACCGTCCGCTCAGCCGCAACAAGCGCTGGCATCTGGTCTCCATTCTCGAAAAAGCCGTGTAG
- the rplX gene encoding 50S ribosomal protein L24: protein MKQFRIRKDDKVVVIAGKDKGKIGKVLKVLPKKDGVLVEKVNMVKRHMRANPYRQQPGGIIEKEMPLDISNVMVMCDACAKATKVGYRYTEDGKKVRFCKKCNEIIG, encoded by the coding sequence ATGAAACAGTTCCGCATCCGCAAGGACGACAAAGTGGTCGTCATCGCCGGCAAGGACAAGGGCAAGATCGGCAAGGTGCTGAAGGTTCTTCCCAAGAAGGACGGAGTGCTTGTCGAGAAGGTCAACATGGTCAAGCGCCACATGCGCGCCAATCCGTACCGGCAGCAGCCGGGCGGCATCATCGAGAAGGAGATGCCTCTTGACATCTCCAACGTGATGGTGATGTGCGATGCGTGCGCCAAGGCCACCAAGGTGGGCTACCGCTACACCGAGGACGGCAAGAAAGTTCGCTTCTGCAAGAAGTGCAACGAAATCATTGGATAG
- the rplE gene encoding 50S ribosomal protein L5: protein MTRLEQIYREKVVPVLQKEFNYTSSMQVPGIEKVSLNIGLGAASQNNKLMEEAIKELTAIAGQKAVVTRAKKSIASFKLREGMPIGCRVTLRKERMWDFLDKLVNFALPRVRDFRGIPDRGFDGRGNFTLGIKEHTIFPELEVDRVDNPKGMNITIVTTAQTDKEGKLLLDQLGMPFKK, encoded by the coding sequence ATGACGCGTCTTGAACAGATATACCGCGAGAAAGTGGTTCCGGTATTGCAGAAGGAGTTCAACTACACTTCTTCGATGCAGGTTCCCGGGATTGAGAAAGTCTCTCTGAATATCGGCCTTGGCGCCGCGAGCCAGAACAACAAGTTGATGGAAGAAGCCATCAAGGAGTTGACCGCCATCGCCGGGCAGAAGGCCGTCGTGACCCGCGCCAAGAAGTCCATCGCGTCGTTCAAGCTGCGCGAAGGCATGCCCATCGGCTGCCGCGTGACGCTGCGCAAGGAACGCATGTGGGACTTTCTGGACAAGCTGGTGAACTTCGCGCTGCCCCGCGTGCGCGACTTCAGAGGGATTCCGGACCGTGGCTTCGATGGCCGGGGCAATTTTACCCTGGGCATCAAGGAACACACCATTTTCCCCGAGCTGGAAGTGGATCGCGTTGACAACCCCAAGGGGATGAACATCACGATCGTTACCACTGCCCAGACGGACAAGG
- the rpmC gene encoding 50S ribosomal protein L29, with amino-acid sequence MNAAELRKLSAEQLKDKLAESRKELFDLRFRHATAQLEKTSNLPATKREIARILTILKEKG; translated from the coding sequence ATGAACGCCGCAGAACTGAGAAAGCTCAGCGCTGAACAGCTCAAGGACAAGTTGGCCGAATCCCGCAAGGAACTGTTCGATCTGCGCTTCCGCCACGCCACCGCGCAGTTGGAGAAGACCTCCAACCTCCCGGCGACCAAGCGCGAGATCGCCCGGATTCTGACCATCCTGAAGGAAAAGGGGTAA
- the rplN gene encoding 50S ribosomal protein L14 translates to MIQVESTLQVADNSGAKKVACIKVLGGSKRRYATVGDIVVVSVKEALPHCKVKKGDVMQAVIVRTRKEVRRVDGSYIKFDSNAAVLLNKQGEPVGTRIFGPVARELRGKNFMKIVSLAPEVL, encoded by the coding sequence ATGATCCAGGTAGAATCCACGCTGCAGGTGGCGGACAATTCCGGTGCGAAGAAAGTCGCGTGCATCAAGGTGCTCGGCGGCTCCAAGCGCCGCTACGCCACCGTGGGCGACATCGTCGTCGTTTCCGTGAAGGAAGCCCTGCCGCACTGCAAGGTGAAGAAGGGCGACGTGATGCAGGCCGTCATCGTGCGCACCCGCAAGGAAGTCCGCCGCGTCGACGGTTCGTACATCAAGTTCGATTCCAATGCGGCCGTTCTGCTGAACAAGCAGGGCGAGCCGGTGGGCACCCGCATCTTCGGCCCTGTTGCCCGCGAACTGCGCGGCAAGAACTTCATGAAGATCGTCTCGCTGGCGCCCGAAGTGCTCTAG